One Microbacterium hydrocarbonoxydans genomic region harbors:
- a CDS encoding BLUF domain-containing protein, with translation MTAQNPLVSLVYSSSATHPFGDDQLAELLSVSRSRNSARDITGMLLYRRGEFVQILEGARSDVESLMATIGRDPRHRDIRVLLEEPLHERRFAEWTMGTSRSPPRSPRWRRDTATRSMTSVRAITT, from the coding sequence ATGACCGCTCAGAACCCGCTCGTCTCGCTGGTCTATTCCAGCAGTGCCACGCATCCGTTCGGCGACGATCAACTGGCCGAACTCCTGAGCGTGAGCCGCAGCCGGAACAGTGCGCGCGACATCACCGGGATGCTGCTGTACCGACGTGGCGAGTTCGTCCAGATCCTCGAAGGTGCGCGGTCGGATGTCGAGAGCCTGATGGCGACGATCGGCAGGGACCCTCGACACCGCGACATCCGGGTGCTCCTGGAAGAGCCGCTGCATGAGCGTCGGTTCGCGGAGTGGACGATGGGTACCAGTCGCTCGCCGCCGCGGAGCCCGCGATGGCGGAGGGATACCGCGACTCGTTCGATGACCTCCGTGCGGGCGATCACGACATGA
- a CDS encoding alpha/beta fold hydrolase has translation MTQHTLELPGAELVYDVHGPLPTADGRPPLLMIGQPMDASGFQAQVKLFDDRTVVTYDPRGLGRSRRTDGEVTNEPEAQSEDVHAIIEALGVGPVDLFGSSGGAVTALALLTAHPDDVVTLVAHEPPIDAVLPDADAVHRARIAYTQLYQARGWGAGMAGFIASPRGRAS, from the coding sequence ATGACGCAGCACACGCTGGAGCTACCCGGAGCGGAGCTGGTCTACGACGTCCACGGGCCGCTCCCCACCGCTGACGGTCGGCCTCCCCTGCTGATGATCGGCCAGCCGATGGACGCCAGCGGCTTCCAGGCTCAGGTGAAGCTCTTCGATGACCGCACGGTAGTGACGTACGACCCGCGGGGCCTCGGTCGGAGCCGTCGCACCGACGGCGAAGTGACGAATGAGCCGGAGGCGCAGTCCGAGGATGTGCACGCGATCATCGAGGCTCTCGGAGTGGGTCCGGTCGACCTGTTCGGGAGCAGCGGCGGGGCGGTGACCGCGCTCGCTCTCCTCACAGCGCATCCGGATGACGTCGTGACCCTCGTCGCCCATGAACCGCCGATCGATGCGGTGCTCCCCGATGCGGATGCCGTCCATCGCGCCAGGATCGCGTACACGCAGCTGTACCAGGCGCGCGGCTGGGGTGCCGGGATGGCAGGGTTCATCGCCTCACCGCGTGGGAGGGCGAGTTGA